From a region of the Helicobacter hepaticus ATCC 51449 genome:
- the ccoS gene encoding cbb3-type cytochrome oxidase assembly protein CcoS: protein MNTEMIAVMLGVSLVLGLFGLLAFIWGLKNGQFDDANKMMQGVLFDSVEDLNLAAKTDKKQNKPAIQNKGGNDE, encoded by the coding sequence ATGAATACCGAAATGATTGCTGTAATGCTCGGTGTTTCTCTTGTGCTAGGCTTATTTGGATTACTTGCATTTATATGGGGCTTAAAAAATGGACAATTTGATGATGCAAACAAAATGATGCAGGGTGTGCTTTTTGATTCTGTGGAAGACTTAAACCTTGCTGCAAAAACTGATAAAAAACAAAATAAACCTGCCATACAAAATAAAGGAGGCAATGATGAATAA
- the fliY gene encoding flagellar motor switch protein FliY — MKAFVDLVVTETTTTIEGLMGKTPSVSHTQDDSVSLENLPTPYAISYIQASGDGNGEIAMVIPVEMGTALADMMLGGEGEVKSEMSDDDLDAIKEISSNIFGAVSTSLNSQNELPKLNFTCSNIEFITENMDLSRFDKAYIFNFTLDSIQSNFTILANKSFVELFEGGNTSAQAAPAESAAQTNPALSATEYKNINMILDVRLNVKVRIGQKRMLLKDVIAMDIGSVIELNQLANDPLEILVDDKVIAKGEVVIVDGNFGIQITDIGTKRDRLEQLRG, encoded by the coding sequence ATGAAAGCATTTGTTGATTTAGTTGTTACAGAGACAACAACGACCATTGAAGGCTTAATGGGGAAAACTCCAAGTGTAAGCCATACGCAAGATGATAGTGTTAGCCTTGAAAATCTCCCCACACCCTATGCTATCAGTTATATTCAAGCAAGTGGCGATGGTAATGGTGAAATAGCAATGGTTATTCCTGTAGAAATGGGAACAGCACTTGCAGATATGATGCTCGGCGGCGAGGGCGAAGTAAAGAGTGAGATGAGTGATGATGATTTAGATGCAATAAAAGAAATTAGCTCTAATATTTTTGGTGCTGTTTCTACTTCGCTTAATTCTCAAAATGAGCTACCAAAACTCAACTTTACGTGTAGCAATATTGAATTTATTACAGAAAATATGGATTTGTCTCGCTTTGATAAGGCATATATTTTTAATTTTACATTAGATTCTATTCAGTCAAATTTTACGATTTTGGCAAATAAAAGTTTTGTGGAACTTTTTGAAGGCGGTAATACATCTGCTCAAGCGGCTCCTGCAGAATCTGCTGCTCAAACAAACCCGGCACTCTCTGCGACAGAATACAAAAATATCAATATGATTTTAGATGTGCGCTTGAATGTTAAGGTGCGTATAGGACAAAAAAGAATGCTTCTTAAAGATGTCATTGCAATGGACATTGGGAGCGTGATAGAGCTCAATCAGTTGGCAAATGACCCGCTTGAGATTCTCGTAGATGATAAAGTCATTGCTAAAGGTGAAGTCGTTATCGTTGATGGAAACTTTGGGATTCAAATCACAGATATTGGCACTAAACGAGATAGACTAGAACAGCTGAGAGGATAG
- a CDS encoding leucine-rich repeat domain-containing protein, with product MKLLGIFVIFWVFVGVNSYGASIKSQIQEIKQWQKQNALYPKDNFFSISNKAYDENKSWKEGKLAYCGLFLESDLDDKAILKKLQSIERLVFDEECPIDSLPDAIRLLENLKGLRIQNANLKALNPHIFSLKYFQDLNVAHNEITEIPQNVCEARNLMDLELSHNKISTLPSCLFNQRKSPLYMIEWDINPGKGKLPTSPRLLYLKINHNKLTSLPDTIKDIIELEVSHNQLQSLPHSIENMRFLDISYNKLTSLPLDLAKIDYVNYEGNKIVYPKDFNLSEDKSLRLFDNIAFWDRDFRLANDNKEANENNSQICLSQSEYSLWRLRRALYTEEATYYLTRIVPKKSPKNEAIFDVYGIAGFFNSQERIIVRLIFDNQDISQARAVLFIDLRDEESQSKLVFSLKNGISLPDFPKNLSQDVLRVYESAKPCKPPYDTRWSVDD from the coding sequence ATGAAATTGCTAGGAATTTTTGTAATATTTTGGGTGTTTGTAGGTGTAAATAGTTATGGAGCTTCTATAAAAAGTCAAATCCAGGAGATTAAACAATGGCAAAAGCAAAATGCCCTCTATCCTAAAGATAATTTTTTTTCAATCTCTAATAAAGCATACGATGAAAACAAAAGTTGGAAAGAAGGTAAACTCGCTTATTGTGGATTGTTTTTAGAGAGTGATTTAGATGATAAGGCGATTTTAAAGAAACTTCAAAGTATAGAAAGATTGGTATTTGACGAAGAATGCCCAATAGATAGTCTCCCCGATGCTATTAGGCTTTTAGAAAATCTTAAAGGACTACGCATACAAAATGCCAATCTTAAAGCTTTAAATCCTCATATTTTTTCTTTAAAATATTTTCAAGATTTAAATGTAGCGCATAATGAGATTACAGAGATTCCTCAAAATGTTTGTGAAGCAAGGAATCTAATGGATTTAGAACTCTCGCATAATAAAATTTCTACTTTACCCTCTTGTTTATTTAACCAAAGAAAAAGCCCTCTTTATATGATTGAATGGGATATTAATCCCGGAAAGGGTAAACTTCCCACATCTCCTAGACTTCTTTACCTCAAAATTAATCATAATAAACTCACATCTTTGCCCGATACCATTAAAGATATAATTGAGCTTGAAGTTTCGCACAATCAGCTTCAATCTTTGCCTCATTCTATTGAAAATATGCGATTTTTGGATATTTCTTATAATAAACTCACATCTTTGCCCCTAGATTTAGCAAAAATTGATTATGTGAATTACGAAGGCAATAAGATTGTTTATCCTAAAGATTTCAATTTAAGCGAAGATAAGAGCTTGAGGCTATTTGATAATATAGCATTTTGGGATAGAGATTTTAGACTAGCTAATGATAACAAAGAAGCTAATGAAAATAATTCCCAAATATGCCTAAGCCAGAGTGAATACTCTCTATGGCGTCTAAGGCGCGCCTTATATACCGAAGAGGCGACATATTATCTTACACGCATTGTGCCAAAAAAATCTCCAAAGAATGAAGCGATTTTTGATGTATATGGTATTGCGGGTTTTTTTAATTCACAAGAAAGGATTATTGTGCGGTTGATTTTTGATAATCAAGATATATCACAGGCAAGAGCTGTCCTTTTTATTGATTTGAGGGATGAAGAATCACAATCCAAACTTGTTTTTAGCTTGAAAAATGGCATATCATTGCCTGATTTTCCTAAAAATTTATCACAAGATGTGCTTAGGGTTTATGAAAGTGCTAAGCCTTGTAAGCCGCCTTATGATACAAGATGGAGTGTTGATGATTAA
- the flhF gene encoding flagellar biosynthesis protein FlhF codes for MAKKLHTFMGDTPAQALKKAQDTFGNEILLVENKEIRKKSLTQSGLYEIVIAVDDEGTPSTPTESTDTKDTQEKLAPNSVQKRLDEIAEKNMAKKRQESNKPKVYDEVTLQLSDAVKQISQIANVPSNMPVNPKIQPKRPYPTAKATFNKANTTHISSIEDKIEDLQQTRLEQSINQKIELKHIKNELDEINDKMKIIQNMLWEEKSPKNEGINIPQEFAEIYRIAKSSGMNKEHLDTIMQLSLELMPLKMRSNSTTIKRYFREVLRKMIYCRPENLQSNAKKIIMLVGPTGVGKTTTLAKLAARYSLMLNQRYRVGVVTLDTYRLAAVDQLMAYARMMKLSIDTVVEPEEFGKAIDSLKHCDYILIDTAGHSQHDRSKLQALKSYLNNDYKIDVSLVLAINAKYEDLRDTYNAFSEMNIDTLIFSKLDESRNFGNMFSLVYETKKPISYLSIGQGVPNDLILAGNDYLVDCLLDGFKRPESK; via the coding sequence ATGGCAAAAAAACTTCACACCTTTATGGGAGATACCCCAGCCCAAGCCCTTAAAAAGGCACAAGATACCTTTGGCAACGAGATTTTACTCGTAGAAAATAAAGAGATTCGGAAAAAATCTCTTACACAATCGGGTTTATATGAGATAGTCATTGCAGTTGATGATGAAGGCACACCATCAACACCTACAGAATCTACAGATACAAAAGATACTCAAGAGAAATTAGCACCCAATAGTGTGCAAAAAAGACTTGATGAGATTGCAGAGAAAAATATGGCAAAGAAGCGTCAGGAATCAAATAAGCCTAAAGTTTATGATGAAGTAACGCTTCAACTTTCTGATGCGGTAAAACAAATATCACAAATTGCCAATGTGCCGAGCAATATGCCTGTAAATCCTAAGATTCAACCCAAGCGTCCTTATCCTACGGCTAAAGCAACCTTTAACAAAGCAAACACAACGCATATTTCAAGTATAGAAGATAAAATTGAGGATTTGCAACAAACTCGTTTAGAGCAAAGTATCAATCAAAAAATAGAACTTAAGCATATTAAAAATGAGCTTGATGAGATTAACGATAAGATGAAAATTATCCAAAATATGCTGTGGGAGGAAAAAAGCCCCAAAAATGAAGGCATTAATATTCCTCAAGAGTTTGCAGAAATTTATAGAATCGCAAAAAGTAGCGGTATGAACAAGGAGCATTTGGATACAATTATGCAATTATCATTAGAACTTATGCCGCTTAAGATGCGCTCAAATTCCACAACAATTAAACGTTATTTTCGCGAAGTATTGAGAAAAATGATTTATTGTCGTCCTGAAAACCTCCAAAGCAATGCAAAAAAAATCATAATGCTTGTAGGACCTACAGGTGTGGGAAAAACAACCACTCTAGCCAAACTTGCCGCGCGTTATTCTTTAATGCTTAATCAACGTTATCGTGTGGGTGTAGTTACGCTTGATACTTATCGCTTAGCAGCGGTTGATCAGCTAATGGCTTATGCGCGTATGATGAAGCTAAGTATTGACACGGTGGTAGAGCCAGAGGAATTTGGCAAGGCAATAGATTCCCTTAAGCATTGTGATTATATTCTCATTGATACAGCGGGGCATTCTCAACACGACCGCAGTAAGCTTCAAGCGCTTAAATCTTACCTTAATAATGATTACAAAATTGATGTGAGTCTTGTGCTTGCGATTAATGCAAAATATGAAGATTTAAGAGATACTTATAATGCTTTTAGTGAAATGAATATTGATACATTAATTTTTAGCAAGCTTGATGAAAGTCGCAACTTTGGTAATATGTTTTCACTTGTATATGAGACAAAAAAACCCATTAGTTATCTCTCAATCGGGCAAGGTGTGCCAAATGATTTGATTTTAGCAGGCAATGATTATTTGGTAGATTGTTTGCTTGATGGATTTAAACGCCCAGAATCTAAATAG
- a CDS encoding RNA polymerase sigma factor FliA, protein MKSIKNNNGYNQTLKYAQDELALQYLPAVKAMAFRLKERLPSSIEMADLVSIGTEELIKLARRYDSSLNDSFWGFAKTRVNGAMLDYLRSLDVLSRANRKLVKSIDYEVSKYFNEHQEEPSDEYLAKVLKEDIAKIKEARMASDIYALVPIDEQYNAICAENILEDVQKDELMEIIFNVLKKLGKREQMIIQLYYFEELSLKEISEILDITESRISQITKEIVKKIRQALGDING, encoded by the coding sequence ATGAAAAGCATAAAAAATAACAACGGATATAATCAGACGCTCAAATATGCACAAGATGAGCTTGCTTTGCAATACCTTCCGGCAGTTAAGGCGATGGCATTTCGCCTTAAGGAGCGTTTGCCTAGCTCTATTGAAATGGCAGATCTTGTATCTATTGGCACAGAAGAGCTTATTAAACTTGCTCGCCGTTATGATAGTAGCCTTAATGATTCTTTTTGGGGCTTTGCTAAAACGCGAGTGAATGGAGCAATGCTTGATTATTTGCGAAGCCTTGATGTCCTTTCTCGTGCTAATCGTAAGCTTGTAAAGAGTATTGATTATGAAGTATCAAAATATTTTAATGAACACCAAGAAGAGCCAAGCGATGAATATCTTGCGAAAGTCCTTAAAGAAGATATAGCAAAGATAAAAGAGGCGCGTATGGCTTCGGATATATACGCACTTGTGCCTATTGATGAACAATATAACGCTATTTGTGCGGAAAATATACTTGAAGATGTGCAAAAAGATGAGCTTATGGAGATTATCTTTAATGTCCTTAAAAAGCTTGGTAAGCGTGAGCAGATGATTATTCAGCTGTATTATTTTGAGGAGCTTAGTCTTAAGGAAATCAGCGAGATTTTAGATATTACAGAATCTCGTATTTCGCAGATTACTAAGGAAATTGTCAAAAAAATTAGACAAGCATTAGGAGATATTAATGGCTGA
- the fliM gene encoding flagellar motor switch protein FliM, with protein sequence MADILSQEEIDALLEVVDDDGDTADIEKQDLTHQKQVTLYDFKRPNRVSKEQLRAFKSIHDKMARSLSSQVSAVMRSIVEIQLHSVDQMTYGEFLMSLPSPTSFNIFSMKPLEGAAILEINPSIAFPMIDRLLGGKGDPYESSREFSDIELNLLDTLLRQVMQNLKEAWSSITEIFPSVDAKESSPNVVQIVAQNEIVIMVVMEIIIGHSSGMMSICYPVISLETVLSRLASRDLMLSDTSSKKSRNKELQALIAGANVIVSGYLGDATLTLKEILDLQVGDIVRLDTIADDTIIVSVDGREKYIASIGLQRYRKTLQIKEVIKTEKDQVKEVLEMLEGQRKNRIANIAEEGE encoded by the coding sequence ATGGCTGATATATTAAGTCAAGAAGAAATTGACGCCCTTTTAGAAGTTGTTGATGATGATGGCGATACTGCTGATATAGAGAAACAGGATTTAACACATCAAAAACAAGTTACGCTTTATGATTTTAAACGTCCTAATCGTGTGAGTAAAGAGCAGTTACGTGCTTTTAAATCAATTCACGATAAAATGGCGCGTAGTCTTTCATCTCAAGTTTCTGCGGTTATGCGAAGTATTGTGGAGATTCAACTACATAGTGTGGATCAAATGACTTATGGTGAGTTTTTGATGAGTTTGCCCTCTCCTACGAGCTTTAATATCTTTTCAATGAAGCCACTAGAGGGCGCTGCAATTTTAGAGATTAATCCAAGTATTGCCTTTCCAATGATTGATAGACTTTTGGGAGGGAAAGGCGACCCTTATGAAAGCTCACGTGAGTTTAGTGATATTGAACTCAATCTCCTTGATACACTTTTGCGTCAAGTAATGCAAAATCTCAAAGAAGCGTGGAGCTCTATCACAGAGATTTTTCCAAGTGTTGATGCTAAGGAATCTTCTCCTAATGTTGTGCAAATCGTCGCACAAAATGAAATTGTTATTATGGTAGTTATGGAGATTATTATTGGGCATAGTAGCGGTATGATGAGTATTTGTTATCCTGTTATTTCGCTTGAAACAGTGCTTTCACGTTTGGCAAGTCGGGATTTAATGCTAAGTGATACAAGTTCCAAGAAAAGTCGTAATAAGGAACTCCAAGCCCTTATCGCAGGGGCAAATGTAATAGTATCGGGCTATCTTGGTGATGCTACACTCACGCTTAAAGAAATTTTGGATTTGCAAGTAGGTGATATTGTGCGACTTGATACTATTGCTGATGATACTATAATCGTTTCTGTTGATGGGCGTGAAAAATATATTGCAAGTATAGGATTGCAACGTTATAGAAAGACATTGCAGATTAAAGAAGTCATTAAAACAGAAAAAGACCAAGTAAAAGAAGTGCTTGAAATGCTTGAAGGGCAACGTAAAAATAGAATTGCAAATATTGCAGAGGAGGGAGAATGA
- a CDS encoding YgaP family membrane protein: MKMTERIIRIIIAFAIFGIGFYFESLWGLLGLIPLLTGAFGVCPLRVWANKQACPLKSCSVFKKEKE; this comes from the coding sequence ATGAAAATGACAGAACGAATAATCCGAATCATAATTGCTTTTGCTATTTTTGGCATTGGATTTTATTTTGAATCTTTATGGGGACTTTTAGGGCTTATACCTTTGCTTACAGGTGCATTTGGTGTCTGCCCTTTGAGAGTATGGGCAAACAAACAAGCTTGTCCGCTTAAAAGTTGCTCTGTCTTTAAAAAAGAGAAAGAATAA
- a CDS encoding MinD/ParA family protein, whose product MIQNQAHELQALVQSRDKRNFSTTKFIAITSGKGGVGKSSISANLAYCLWKLKKRVAVFDADIGLANLDLIFGVKTDKNILHALRGEASFQEIIYPIEEGLYLIPGDNGEEILKYANSGVLERFLEESDILNSIDYMIIDTGAGIGGITQNFLNASDALVVVTMPDPSALTDAYATIKLNSKIHNNIYMILNMVKNAKESRLVFERILGLAQKSMPALNLFLIGFIEQSQVVAKAVRSRELFAKAEPLSLPSGQIQDIARELVEKLEQNMLTKPHKQHFADFLRRILGYI is encoded by the coding sequence ATGATACAAAATCAAGCCCACGAGCTTCAAGCGCTCGTTCAAAGTCGGGATAAACGCAATTTTAGCACAACAAAATTTATTGCTATTACTTCAGGTAAGGGTGGTGTTGGAAAATCAAGCATTAGTGCTAATCTTGCTTATTGTTTATGGAAGCTTAAAAAGCGTGTAGCAGTCTTTGATGCGGATATTGGATTGGCTAATCTTGATTTAATTTTTGGAGTAAAAACGGATAAAAATATTCTTCACGCTTTACGTGGGGAGGCGAGTTTCCAAGAGATTATTTATCCTATTGAAGAGGGTTTATACCTTATACCCGGAGATAATGGTGAGGAAATCCTTAAATACGCTAATAGCGGCGTATTAGAACGCTTCCTTGAAGAGAGCGATATTTTAAATAGTATTGATTATATGATTATTGATACAGGCGCGGGTATTGGCGGCATAACACAAAATTTTTTAAATGCAAGCGATGCGCTCGTAGTAGTTACTATGCCTGACCCTTCGGCTCTTACTGATGCCTACGCTACTATTAAGCTTAATAGTAAAATACATAATAACATTTATATGATTCTCAATATGGTAAAAAATGCTAAAGAATCACGACTTGTTTTTGAACGCATTTTAGGCTTGGCTCAAAAAAGTATGCCTGCTCTTAATCTTTTTTTGATTGGGTTTATTGAACAAAGTCAGGTTGTAGCAAAAGCGGTGCGTTCAAGGGAACTTTTTGCCAAAGCCGAACCTTTGAGCTTGCCTAGCGGACAGATTCAGGATATTGCACGAGAGCTTGTAGAAAAATTGGAACAAAATATGCTTACCAAACCTCATAAGCAGCATTTTGCTGATTTTTTGCGACGGATATTAGGCTATATTTGA
- a CDS encoding Crp/Fnr family transcriptional regulator: MSKEPLKAIFAPLGLAQQDIESIVQQAYFKSFAPNTLINQNENCLGFIYVFSGALRAYIMGENAKEITLFNLKENDYCLLCSHCALHSIHYDILLESSQNTEVLIVPHQLFSRLKDTYPTLSNFTLTLISKRLSQTISTLEQALFKPLVERIREFLYENAHNGEILISHEEIANHLGSSREVISRILKEMEKRGEIKCAYKKIILCS, translated from the coding sequence GTGAGTAAAGAGCCGCTTAAAGCTATTTTTGCCCCGCTAGGCTTAGCACAGCAAGATATTGAAAGCATAGTTCAACAAGCATATTTTAAAAGTTTTGCGCCAAATACACTTATTAATCAAAATGAGAATTGCTTGGGCTTTATTTATGTGTTTTCAGGGGCTTTACGCGCTTATATTATGGGTGAGAATGCTAAAGAAATTACACTTTTTAATCTTAAAGAGAATGATTATTGTCTTCTTTGCTCGCATTGTGCGTTGCATTCTATACATTATGATATTTTACTTGAGAGCAGCCAAAACACAGAAGTGCTTATTGTGCCTCATCAGTTATTTTCTAGGCTTAAAGATACTTATCCTACGCTTTCAAATTTCACACTCACGCTTATTTCTAAGCGACTAAGCCAAACCATATCCACACTTGAGCAAGCATTATTTAAGCCGCTTGTTGAACGAATCCGTGAGTTTTTGTATGAAAATGCGCATAATGGGGAGATTCTCATAAGCCACGAAGAAATTGCTAATCATCTAGGGAGTTCGCGTGAAGTCATCTCACGAATCCTCAAAGAAATGGAAAAACGCGGTGAAATCAAATGTGCATATAAAAAAATTATTTTGTGTTCTTAA
- a CDS encoding NAD(P)-binding domain-containing protein: MNKVYDVAVVGCGPAGISAIIESQARNLSVIALEKGDLHNMSIRKFYKEGKRVDKDYKGQVVQLEGKIDFKDGDRESTLALFDEILSPVEVTYQSDVESVVPCKDSEGFVITTTDNRSYKAHFVVICIGKMGQPNKPSYALPPTIRKYINFNANDAQKNEKILVVGGGNSAVEYAYDLAQSADNGGSVTLNYRRSEFSRINDTNAAALKDVIANGSLHTKLGIDITELSDDNGKVGVHFSDGSKDVFDRVIYAIGGASPIDFLKKCSITTDEKGVPLCSPLWESSVKNIFVAGDIALKNGGSIAAAIKYGYDIAKEIAKRAKN, translated from the coding sequence ATGAATAAAGTATATGATGTAGCTGTAGTAGGCTGCGGACCTGCTGGGATTAGTGCTATTATAGAATCTCAAGCACGCAATTTAAGTGTGATAGCACTTGAAAAAGGTGATTTGCACAATATGAGTATTCGCAAGTTTTACAAAGAAGGCAAACGCGTGGATAAGGACTACAAAGGGCAAGTTGTGCAATTAGAAGGAAAGATTGACTTTAAAGATGGCGATAGAGAAAGCACATTAGCACTTTTTGATGAGATTCTCTCTCCTGTTGAAGTAACTTATCAAAGCGATGTGGAATCTGTTGTGCCTTGCAAAGATAGTGAAGGCTTTGTGATTACTACAACAGATAATCGCAGCTATAAGGCGCATTTTGTCGTTATCTGTATAGGGAAAATGGGACAACCCAATAAACCAAGCTATGCTTTGCCACCGACAATTCGTAAATATATTAATTTCAATGCCAATGATGCGCAAAAAAATGAAAAGATTCTCGTTGTAGGTGGAGGAAACTCTGCTGTGGAATATGCGTATGATTTAGCCCAAAGTGCAGACAATGGTGGGAGCGTAACGCTTAATTACCGCCGAAGTGAGTTTTCACGCATTAATGATACAAATGCAGCTGCACTTAAAGATGTGATTGCAAATGGCTCACTTCACACAAAGCTTGGCATTGATATTACAGAGCTAAGTGATGATAACGGAAAGGTAGGAGTGCATTTTAGCGATGGGAGTAAAGATGTATTTGATAGGGTGATTTATGCTATTGGTGGTGCTTCACCTATTGATTTTTTGAAAAAATGCTCTATTACCACAGATGAAAAGGGTGTGCCGCTTTGCTCTCCTTTATGGGAAAGCAGCGTGAAAAATATCTTTGTAGCGGGGGATATTGCGCTTAAAAATGGTGGCTCAATCGCTGCTGCTATCAAGTATGGATATGATATTGCCAAAGAGATTGCAAAAAGAGCAAAGAATTAA
- a CDS encoding protein disulfide-isomerase translates to MKKNTIIYVFCMLLLSISTSFGASFEDTLKATIKSNTKQDIKILKIQNLQSSPDVKLVLIAVGNMQVPIFASKDGKLVMGVSNVFFAHKSEDMGAVGSLIKQTQSESKPDKAILDTLFKKIPQDEYIILRSPNKNAKKITYIVSDPNCPSCQKELNNIQERLKDSDVYMLLVGFVGEDSPIKSSMLRDRLLDVKDDKEKLKILREVYTPKSKVPTSYINIDIKDTMKINQKVIDAGIKSVPFVYERNK, encoded by the coding sequence ATGAAAAAAAATACCATAATATATGTTTTTTGTATGCTTTTATTGAGTATCTCAACGAGTTTTGGAGCAAGTTTTGAAGATACACTCAAAGCCACGATTAAAAGCAATACAAAACAAGATATTAAGATTCTCAAAATTCAAAACCTCCAATCAAGCCCTGATGTAAAACTTGTGCTTATTGCTGTAGGCAATATGCAAGTGCCAATTTTTGCAAGCAAAGATGGCAAACTTGTTATGGGTGTTTCAAATGTATTCTTTGCACATAAAAGCGAGGATATGGGTGCGGTAGGTAGCCTCATCAAACAAACTCAAAGCGAATCTAAACCCGATAAAGCTATCCTTGATACGTTATTTAAAAAGATTCCCCAAGATGAATATATTATCCTTCGTTCCCCTAATAAAAATGCCAAAAAAATTACCTACATTGTCTCTGACCCCAATTGTCCTAGCTGTCAAAAAGAGCTTAACAATATCCAAGAAAGGTTAAAAGATTCTGATGTATATATGCTACTTGTGGGATTTGTAGGCGAAGATTCTCCCATTAAATCAAGTATGTTGCGTGATAGATTGCTTGATGTTAAAGATGATAAAGAAAAACTTAAGATTCTTAGAGAAGTTTATACGCCCAAATCCAAAGTGCCCACAAGTTATATTAATATTGATATAAAAGATACAATGAAGATAAATCAAAAGGTGATAGATGCAGGCATTAAAAGTGTGCCATTTGTTTATGAGCGTAATAAATAA
- the folK gene encoding 2-amino-4-hydroxy-6-hydroxymethyldihydropteridine diphosphokinase, whose protein sequence is MAYKSAQILSSKHYPYRLHKKFQKPISPKYRNIFMLGLGSNQGLCTFLNEKGSIAILESVFMWFDSCSYIEILCTSPLWRNPPFGFESQDDFYNAIMVCGSNLSLVEIYGLIFYIERRFGRERKRAFKNAPRTLDIDIIFFNALHIKRPYLQVPHSFYDVRASVMLPLSFIETYM, encoded by the coding sequence ATGGCATATAAAAGCGCACAGATTCTAAGCTCCAAGCATTATCCTTATAGGTTACACAAAAAGTTTCAAAAGCCCATTTCTCCTAAGTATCGTAATATTTTTATGCTAGGTCTTGGTTCTAATCAGGGACTTTGCACTTTCCTCAATGAGAAAGGCAGTATTGCAATTTTAGAATCTGTATTTATGTGGTTTGATTCCTGCTCATATATAGAGATTCTCTGCACATCACCACTTTGGCGCAATCCACCCTTTGGTTTTGAATCCCAAGATGATTTTTATAATGCAATTATGGTGTGTGGGAGCAATTTAAGTTTGGTAGAAATTTATGGGCTTATTTTTTATATTGAACGTCGATTTGGGCGAGAACGCAAAAGAGCTTTTAAAAATGCCCCACGCACACTTGATATTGATATTATTTTTTTTAATGCGCTGCATATTAAGCGCCCTTATTTGCAAGTGCCTCATTCTTTTTACGATGTTAGGGCTTCGGTAATGTTGCCTTTGAGCTTTATAGAAACATATATGTGA